In bacterium, the sequence TTGCCGCCGACGGGCAGGACCGCGCGATCGACGTCCGCGTGTATTTGCGAAATCCGGACGCCTCGCGCGACGGTTTCACGCCGCTCGATTTCGTGCAGGACTCGAACCGGCGGACGTTCCATATCAACGTGCCGATGGTCGAGACCGTGCCGGCGATCCTGAACTTCCGCGTGCTCGCGTACGTTTACCCCGATGGGCAAGAGCCGCCGGGCGGCGAGGCGGATGATGATCTCGACGACGACGCCGACGATGACGACACCGGCGGCGATGACGACACCGGTGACGACGACGATGACGACGCCGCCGACGATGACGACACCAGTGACGACGACGATACGGACGCCGACGATGATGACACCGGCGACGATGACGACACGGACGCCGATGATGACGACGCGGACGACTTCGCACGCTTCGAAGCCGCCGCGGACTTCCTGTTCGTCGTGAACGTCGGCGCGCCCGGCGTCGGCGACTGACAAGGCAGCACCCGGATCGCCGATCCCCGATACGCGACGCGCGCGTTCGCCGGCCAATCCTCAAAGCCCTGATGCTTGCCGCCTTGGCCGCCGTTACCGGCGCCGCGCTTCTTGTGGCCTATCGCGCGCGAGGCATTGCGCCGCCGGATTTGTCCGACTTCCCCGCGCCGACTCGTCAACCGCGGCCCTCGCTTCCCAAACGCGCGCCGGAATGCGTGGAGTTGGTTGACGATCGCTGCCCGGGGGGCATGGCGTTTGTGCCGGGCGGCCCGGTCACGGTGATGTTCGAAGGCGAGCGCTGGGACGGCGTCGCGTATGAGGAAACGACGGTCGGCGATTTCTGCATCGACCGCTACGAGGCGTCACAACCGGACGCGACCGCCTCGTCGCCCGGTTCCTGGTCGTACGGCGACCAAACACCCGCCGCCGCGTCGCGCGCGGGCGTCATGCCGTGGACGACCGTGCCGCACGCGGTGGCCATGCAGGCGTGCGAGCGCGCGGGAAAGCGCCTGCCGACCTTGGCCGAGTGGCAGCTTGCCTACTCCGGTCCGGATCCGTACGCCTATCCCTGGGGCAATGAATGGGAAGATCGCCGTTGCCGGGTCGGACAGGCAAACGTCGACGACGTCGCGCCGACGGGGGCGTGTTGCGTGCGCGTTTGCGGGCATCCGGCGCCAGGCGACGAGCCGGGCGGATACGCCGTCTGCGACATGGTCGGCAACGTCTCGGAGATGCTTTCGACGCCGTGGGACGAATCGTGCTTCGGCGACCTGCACATCATGCTCGCGGGCGGGTCGGCGCGCGACACGCCGGAACTGCGCAACGTACAGGAATCGATGCTCGAACGGCCGGGATGTTTCTGGTTTCAGGAATACGGGCTCTCGCGCGCGGGATTGCACCACCACCCGCGCATCCCGCCGACGGGGAATTCGGACGACGGCTTCCGCTGCGCGATGGACGCGCCGTCGCGGAGGGAAACAGGAACGAGAAAATAGAAAAGAGGCTGCGCCCATCAAACGCTCATCGGCTCTTCCGGCTTGCCGCCGTTCGGGCGGGGAAACCGCTCGCTCACGCTCGCGGATCTGTTCATCGCACCGGCCATGTCATGCTAGAAATGCGGCAACCACATGGCGGGACGGTGACATGCGAATCAAAGCGCGGGCTCTTGTTTTTTTCGTGGCGCTGATGGCGTTTGCGGTTTCGACGGCCGGGTGCGCCTGCGGTGGCGATGATGACGACGATGGCGCCGCGCCCGGCGGAGACGACGACTCGTCCGTGGACGACGATGCCGACGA encodes:
- a CDS encoding formylglycine-generating enzyme family protein — its product is MLAALAAVTGAALLVAYRARGIAPPDLSDFPAPTRQPRPSLPKRAPECVELVDDRCPGGMAFVPGGPVTVMFEGERWDGVAYEETTVGDFCIDRYEASQPDATASSPGSWSYGDQTPAAASRAGVMPWTTVPHAVAMQACERAGKRLPTLAEWQLAYSGPDPYAYPWGNEWEDRRCRVGQANVDDVAPTGACCVRVCGHPAPGDEPGGYAVCDMVGNVSEMLSTPWDESCFGDLHIMLAGGSARDTPELRNVQESMLERPGCFWFQEYGLSRAGLHHHPRIPPTGNSDDGFRCAMDAPSRRETGTRK